From the genome of bacterium:
ATCAACCCTTCCATTGCAGCTCTTCAATAAATTTCCAGAAACAGATGTGGCAGAGGTTCACCTTGCAACAGAATTTCAAAATATGGTCTATAACCTTATTCCAGATGAATTTAGGGAAAAAATTTATGTCTATTTAAGAGAATCTTGTAAGAAAGAGATGAAAGAGGGCGAGACAGAAACCCAATTTCTTTACAAAACAAGGAAAAAAGGGTTTGGTCCATTTAAAAAGGATTTTTTTGAGCTAAAAGATGATACAAAGAAAAATATAAGGGAAAAATTAGAGGAAAAATTTTTAACTATCTTTAAGATGCTTAAAGTAACTAACACAAATACAGCTGAAATCACCTCTCTTTTTAAACCTCTATATTATCCAAAACCATTTCCTGAAATACTTGAATAATGGGAAGTGTTACATCAGTAAGAATTGCTAATGCACAAAATCCAAAAAAATCTCTGCAATGTGATGCATTGGTAGATACGGGTGCATCCTATATGATTCTTCCAAGTGTATGGAAAGAAAGGCTAGGAGAATTAAATTTAATTGAAGAGGTAGAATTAGAAACAGCTACTCAAGCTACAATTAAGGGTAAAATTTATGGCCCTGTAGAGATTCAAATAGAGGGATTTCGGAAGATTTACAGCGAGGTTGTTTTTGTGGATATGGAACCAGAAGATGGCTTTTATGAGCCTTTAATAGGCTATATAGTCCTTGAGCAGTCCCAAGCTGCTGTTGATATGCTAGGACATCGCCTTCTCCATATAAAAAGGATGGATTTGAAATAGGCGATAAACTTAAGTTGGATTTTAGATTCCTCATTGCAATAAGAAATATCTTCGGAAAAAAAGGGGAAAGAATCTTCTTTATTATTAGTTGTATTTGTATTTCCCTAATAGCCCTTGGTGTTTCCTCTTTAATTGTTATCCTTGGTGTAATGAATGGCTTTGAAATTGAGCTTAAAAAAAGGATTGTTGGAAGCTCTCCACATATCAGAATAACCCATATTGATGGCTATATTAAAAATTACGAGGAAATCTTGCAAAGAATAGATGATAGAGAAATTACAAGCATCTTTCCATACATTGAAGAAAAGGCAATATTTAAGGGAAAAGAAGTATCTGGTGGGATTGTTTTAGGATTGGATAATCCAAGCGGAATAGAGATAGAAGGAGAATGGTTAAAGGATGAAAATTCCATCCTTATTGGAAAGGAGCTTGGATGGAATATTCAATCTAATATTGGCAATTACATTTCTTTAATTACAGCAAAGGATTTAGCAATGCCAAGGGTTTCTGATTTTAAGGTTTCTGGGATTTTTACATCTGGAATGTATGATATAGATAGTTCTGTTTCCTATATAACCCTATTATCTGCAAAGAAAATCTTCTGTGTTGAAGGTGCCTCTGGTATAGGGATAAGGCTATTAGATGTCTCTAAAGCAGAAGAGGTAAAGGAAAGGTTATACAGAATATTACCAAAGGAGTTTTTTATTAGGACATACAATGAGCTTAATAAGAGCCTCTTTGATGCAATGAGGCTTGAGAGAAAGGTAATGGCAATTATCCTCTTAATTAT
Proteins encoded in this window:
- a CDS encoding ABC transporter permease; this translates as MDFRFLIAIRNIFGKKGERIFFIISCICISLIALGVSSLIVILGVMNGFEIELKKRIVGSSPHIRITHIDGYIKNYEEILQRIDDREITSIFPYIEEKAIFKGKEVSGGIVLGLDNPSGIEIEGEWLKDENSILIGKELGWNIQSNIGNYISLITAKDLAMPRVSDFKVSGIFTSGMYDIDSSVSYITLLSAKKIFCVEGASGIGIRLLDVSKAEEVKERLYRILPKEFFIRTYNELNKSLFDAMRLERKVMAIILLIILLVSLFSLFSLLTITIIKKKREIGILRLLGAGKISIALIFLIEGGIIGFLGTTTGIIFGLLVGHFIPSLIKLPGDVYYISSLPFTISTHSVFWISISSFVLSILFSIYPAFFASKISLSDALREE